The genome window AAAAGCAGATCAGCGATATGTCCGCGGAGCATAAAAGGCTATTAAGCTGCTACAGAAATACGGCGAAAGAGCTGACCGCATCCAGAAGGAACCTGGCTTCCTTATTTGAAAAAAGAATGATGAAGGAACTGAATGACCTGGGCATGGAAAATACCAGGTTTGTGATTCAGTTTATGGAAAACGAGACAGGGAAGCCTGTTATGCCTACCGAGAACGGGGATGATCGCATTGAATACATGATCAGCCCGAACCCTGGCGAACCGGTCAAACCTCTTGCGAAGATTGCTTCCGGCGGAGAACTGAGCAGAATTATGCTTGCGGTCAAAACGCTTGAATCAGCGCATTCCGGTGTCGATTCAATGGTGTTTGATGAAATTGATACAGGGATCAGCGGCCGTATGGCACAGGTTGTAGCTGATAAAATGATACTGATCTCAAAGGAAAAACAGGTCATCTGCGTCACGCATCTGCCGCAGATTGCCGCCGCGGCTGATTATCAGTATCTTGTACGGAAAGCGGTGGATGACGGACGGACGCATACTTCAGTTGCCGAACTGGACACAGAGGGCCGGATCGGAGAAGTGGGCAGGATGATCAGCGGGGCAGCCGGAATGACCGAGGAATCAAAGACTTATGCATCAGGAATGATACAGGCCGCCCTGAAGCAGAAAACCGAAAGATAAATATGGATGAAAAATGCCGCACATCTTAATAAAATCGAAACAATAAAGAAAGAAACCACTTGCATTGTTTTGTTGTGGATTATATAATAAATCAATGGAAAACGTGTCGGATTTTCTTTTGCAAGAACACTCCGCTGCGACAAATATCGGGGAGGAATTTTCAATGTCCAAAAAGTATCTGTACCTCTTCACGGAAGGCGATGCCACCATGCGTGAACTGCTTGGCGGCAAAGGCGCAAATCTGGCTGAGATGACAAAGGTCGGTCTGCCGGTTCCGCAGGGCTTTACCATTTCAACAGAAGCCTGCACCCAGTATTATGAAGACGGCCGTCAAATCAATGATGAGATTCAGGCACAGATCATAGAATACATTGCCAAAATGGAAGAGATCAACGGCAAAAAGTTCGGTGATCTGAAAAACCCGCTGCTGGTTTCTGTCCGCTCCGGTGCGCGTGCATCCATGCCTGGCATGATGGATACTATTCTGAACCTGGGACTCAACGATGACGTCGTTGAAGCGATGATCGCCGGCAATCCCGATCCTAAATTCGCCCGTTTTGTTTATGACAGCTATCGCCGCTTTATCCAGATGTATTCTGATGTTGTCATGGAAGTGGGTAAAAAGTATTTCGAACAGCTGATCGACGAAATGAAAGCCAAGAAAGGCGTTTCCTACGATGTGGAACTGACAGCGGAAGACCTGAAGGAGCTGGCTGGTCAGTTTAAAGCTGAATACAAATCCAAAATCGGTTCAGATTTCCCCTCCGATCCCAAAGAGCAGCTGATGGGCGCGATAAAAGCGGTCTTCCGTTCCTGGGATAATCCGCGCGCCAATGTTTACCGCAGGGATAATGATATCCCTTACAGCTGGGGTACAGCAGTCAATGTTATGCCCATGGTTTTCGGCAACCTGAATGACAATTCCGGTACAGGCGTTGCTTTTACCAGGGATCCCGCCACCGGTGAGAACAAGCTGATGGGCGAATTCCTTGTCAATGCCCAGGGTGAAGATGTGGTTGCGGGCGTACGTACCCCCATGCCGATCTCCCAGATGAAGGAACAATTCCCGCAGGCATATGCTGAATTTGAAAAAGTATGCGATCTGCTTGAAAAGCATTACCGTGACATGCAGGATATGGAGTTTACTGTTGAAAACGGTAAACTGTATATGCTTCAGTGCCGCAACGGAAAACGCACTGCACAGGCGGCCCTGAAAATCGCCTGCGATCTTGTGGATGAAGGAATGCGCACAGAAAAAGAAGCGGTTTCCATGATCGATCCGCGCAACCTGGATACGCTGCTTCATCCCCAGTTTGACACAGCTGCGCTTAAAAAGGCTGAACCGATCGGCAAAGGACTTGGTGCCTCTCCCGGTGCTGCGTGCGGTAAGATCGTCTTCACAGCTGAAGATGCAGAAGCCTGGGCAAAAAGAGGGGAAAAAGTTGTCCTGGTACGCCTCGAGACTTCTCCCGAAGATATTACCGGCATGAAGAGCGCACAGGGAATACTGACAGTACGCGGCGGCATGACAAGCCATGCGGCGGTTGTGGCACGCGGTATGGGTACCTGCTGTGTTTCCGGCTGCGGTGATATCGCCATGGATGAAGAAAACAAGAAGTTTACACTTGCCGGAAAGACATTCCATGAAGGTGATTTCATTTCCATTGACGGTACAACAGGCAATATCTATGACGGCCTGATTCCGACGGTGGACGCCCGTATTGCCGGTGAATTCGGCAGGATCATGGCGTGGGCTGACAAGTATCGTAAACTGCATGTTCGCACCAATGCCGATACGCCTGCGGATGCACGGAAAGCCCGCGAGCTCGGTGCGGAAGGTATCGGCCTGTGCCGTACGGAGCACATGTTCTTTGAACCGGAACGTATCGCTGCTTTCCGCGAGATGATCTGTTCCGATACGGTTGAGGAAAGGGAAGCGGCGCTTGATAAAATCCTGTCTTATCAGCAGGGAGACTTCGAAAAACTGTACGAAGCGCTTGAAGGATATCCGGTATGCATCCGGTTCCTGGATCCTCCGCTTCATGAGTTTGTTCCCACCAGCGAGGAAGAGATCCAGCTGCTGGCCAAAGCACAGGGCAAGAGCGTTGAGACGATTAAAAATATTATATCCTCCCTGCATGAATTCAACCCGATGATGGGTCACCGCGGATGCCGTCTTGCGGTCACTTATCCTGAAATTGCCAAAATGCAGACAAGGGCTGTGATCAGGGCTGCGATCAAAACACAGAAAGACCACCCTGAATGGAATGTACGGCCTGAGATCATGATCCCGCTGGTATGTGAAGTCAAGGAACTCAAGTATGTGAAAAAGACTGTTGTGGAAACCGCTGACGCGGAGATCGCGGCTGCGGGTGTCAAGCTTGAGTATGAAGTCGGAACCATGATTGAGATTCCGAGGGCTGCCCTGACTGCTGACGAAATTGCCGCTGAAGCTGACTTCTTCTGCTTCGGCACCAATGACCTGACACAGATGACCTTTGGCTTCAGCCGGGATGATGCAGGCAAATTCCTGGGCGCATATTATGAATCCAAAATTTTCGAAAGCGATCCTTTTGCCAGACTGGATCAGAAAGGTGTGGGCAAGCTGATGAAGATGGCTATTGAACTGGGCCGGCCGGTCAACCAGAAGCTGCATGTAGGTATCTGCGGTGAGCACGGCGGCGATCCCAGCTCTGTTGAATTCTGCCACAGGATCGGGCTTGACTATGTGAGCTGTTCTCCTTTCCGTGTTCCGATTGCACGCCTTGCCGCTGCGCAGGCTGCGATCAGCGAATCCGGCAAATAATGATCTCCTGGTCCCATACAGAACCGGCGTTTGAATGCACCGGTTCTTTTTATAACTGATGAACCATAAAAAAGACCTGCGGGAATGCTTTTCCGCAGGTTTATTCTTTTTCCGCCTCTTCAGCAGCTGATCTGGCAGTACTCCAGTCATATCCCTTTCTGACAAGGAATTGTATCACTTTCTGACGGCTTTTGAGCCGGTCTTCGGATGAACTGTATTTTTTCCATGCTTTACGGGCGAGCAGTAAAGCGCCGGATGTATCTTCACAGGATTCCTGTCTGTCGAAGCAATCCTGAATGATATCATCAGGTATACCTTTATATTTCAGTTCGCGGCGGATCAAAGAAGGACCGTAACCACGCTGCTGCCGGAAGTGAATCCATTGCTCGCAAAAAGAAATGTCATCAATCAGTTTTTCTTTCTCCAGCTTATACAGAACAAGTTCTGTAACTTCTTCTGTATAATGATGCAGCATAAGCCTTCTGCGTATTTCCCCGGTGCTGCACGGACGCCTCGCGAGCATCGATACAGCGTGATTCAGTGCCCGTGGATACTGACAGATTCGGATCCATTGATAAAAGGATTCCGGATCATATTTCTTCCCCTCATAACATCCTTCCGCATAGACATCAGATTGAGTGAGCCAGAAAATCTCACCGTTATCAAGCCTGACAGAAACTCTGGAACGGTTTCGGGAAATCTCCTGTATTGTTACCATGACGGAAGCTCCTTCCGGAATGCCCAGCGCATAAAATCCCTGTTTGATAATCCAAGACGACCGCTTCTGGCTTCACTGCATCCGCCGTTCAGAGTAATAAGCAGACGTCCTGTTGATTCTTCCCAGAATGCACCGTCAACGCATCCGTAAGCGAAACCCTGGTGTCCAAGAATGCGACTATTGGAAACAGACGGATCCTTTACGATCAGCAGTCCAAGGCCATAGGAGAGCGTAGGGGACAGCTTTCCGTAAACAGCATGTTCTTTTTTCATTTCAGACAATATATTACCGGACAGAAACCCGTTTTCGCCGTAGATCAGGACATGGAACATGGTCTGTAATGAAGCGATGTCAGTATACATACTGCCGGCGGTATGCCCGTAATGACGCAGGGGATCTGCTTCCGTAAGCTGCTTTGAACCAAGCGGGGTGAGGATCATCTCATTCCTCTCGCGATATGGAAGAACGCGGACAACAGGAACTATTTTGTCCCTGGGAAGAATGCACCCTTCCAGGGTTGCGTTCATATGCAGAGGAGAGAAAAGAAAATCGTTGAAAATACCGCTTACCGGACGATCAAGCAATGCTTCCAGGATGCAGCCGATCAGACCGTATCCCAGGTTGGAATAATGAAAGGAACTGCCTGCAGGAAACTGTCTTGAGTCATGAAGCAGATCAGTAAAAGGGACGCCTTTTTCAAGGCTGGATTCAAGACCTGCAGGATCAACAAGCCCGGATGTGTGGGACAGAAGGTGCCTGATCGTAATGCCATCGAGACTGCTGCCTGAATAAAAAGAACGCAGGTAATGGCTGATCGGAGCGTCAAGTGACAGAATATCACAATCAGCAAGGCGGAGTGTCAGCAGAGATGTGGCAGTTTTTGTGATGGAAGCAACGCGGAAAAAGGAATCAGGCTGAGCAGCGTGAGGGGGACAGATGGATGAAGTACAGATAACAGAGGAAAGACTGCCGGTTTCAATCAGTGTTGAAGAGCCAAGCACATGGTGCCTGCGGATCAGCCTGCGAAACACATCCGGATGAGTCAGACTGTGGCCGTACACATCGGATACAGGATTGGTTCCGCTGTCTGTTTGGCTGAAAGGAAGCACAAAACGATAAACAATATTTTTAAGCCTGGATGTCGGCATTCCGGACCTCCGAATGAGTCAGTCGATGATAAACAGAAAACAGGCACAATGTCATATAAAGCGCATAGATCAGCAGGATGAGCAGAATGCGGGATATGGACAGGGTATAAAGGCAGTATCCCGTAATCATACAGAACAGCAGGAAGATTGAAAAAGCCAGCGCTGAAGGGAAAAGGATATACCGTACAGGAATGGAAAGGGAAGTCCGTCTGCGGGCTGAAATATAAAAGACAATAAAAACAGATATACAAAGTAAAACACTCAGAAGCTGACTGATCCGTACAGACGAAGCATATAAGGAATCCAGGCGCATTTCTTCAATGATGAGACGCCCGGCAGCATAAAGGAAAAGGTAGAAAAAGAACAGATCTCCCTGTTTCCGGTTTGGCTTATGCCACAGAACGGTTAAAAACAGAAAAACAATGAAATCCCATACGGATTCATAGAAGAAGGTTGCCAAATGCCATGCATACTGATCCGCGGGGACCTGGACAGCTAGGGGGAAAAAACAAATGGCGGTTCCCGTGACGTTGAAACCGTAAGCCTCAATATTGAACCAGTTTCCCCAGCGGCCGATGCTCTGAGCCAGAGCCAGTCCGGGTACGATAATATCACACAGGAGTAACGCAGAGAGATGCCGCCTGCGTGCAAAAAGAAAGAGAATGATCAGGCCCGCAATCACACCGCCGTAGATCGCCAGACCTCCTTCCCAGATGCGAAAAACAGAAAGAAGATCGCCTGAAAACTGATCCCAGGAAAAAATCACATAGTAAAGCCTTGCGCCGATAATCCCAAAGGGAAGGATCCAAAAAGCAAGATCGATCACTGTATCTTTCGGGAAACCGGCTTTCTGCTCTTTCCGGCATGAAAGGAAAACAGCCAGAGAAGCGCCGATCACAATGAGAAAACTATACCACGGAACGGGATAGATCAGGTATCTTGAATAAGGAACAGATGACATGCTAAATCTCCTCAGTACAGATACAGATATTATAAAAGTGGCTGTAACGGGTGTCAATCTGAGAAAACCATACAGGTGCATTGCAGAGAAATGATGTTTCTGGTAAAATACCATGAAGGAACCAATAACGCGAAATCATGTGAGGAGGAACCCGTTATGAGCAAGGTTGTCGTTTTTGATCATCCTCTTATCCAGCATAAGCTCAGCATTATGCGTGATAAGAATACAGGCACAAAGGAATTTCGCGAGCTGCTGTCCGAAATTGCCATGCTGATGGTATTCGAAGTAACCAGAGACCTGGAAACAAAAGAGATAGATGTGGAAACTCCTATTACAACGTGCAAGTGCCGGGTTCTCTCCGGTAAAAAACTTGGTATTGTTCCGATCCTGCGCGCAGGTCTCGGTATGGTTGACGGTGTGATCAATCTTGTTCCGGCTGCCCGTGTAGGTCATATTGGACTGTACAGGGACCCCAAAACGCTTGAACCTGTTGAGTATTACTGCAAGCTGCCTGAAGACAGCGAGAACAGGGAACTGCTGATCCTTGATCCGATGCTCGCAACCGGAGGAAGCGCCAGCGCGGCTATCAGTTTTATCAAACAAAGAGGATGCCATCATATGCGTCTTGTAAACCTGATCGCGGCGCCTGAAGGCATTGCCAGAATCCAGAAAGACCATCCTGATGTGGATATCTATGTAGCCGCACTGGATGATCACCTGAACGATCATGGTTATATCGTACCCGGCCTCGGTGATGCCGGAGACCGCCTTTTCGGCACGAAGTGATAAAATGCCTCAAAAACCTTTATATCAGAGATCTCCGATTCTGAAAGTGCCGCATTGCTTTCCGGCAAACGGAACGATCCGTACAACAGATCATCGAATAGCGAACCTGTATCAGAAAGCCAGCCAATGGAATGAAAAGCCTTGTGTATGGGAAGGCTTGTTTAAAGTTGCCTGTCTGATTAAAAACAAACCGGCAGATGAACCTGTGGCAGGTTTCATTTATAATGCCATACGGGACACGGACAACGGATCAGTTGAAGGCAGTCTCGCGGAACAGATCCAAAAGATGCGGGCGGCTTTTGCCGTATTCGAATACAATACAGACCGTACTATCCTGAAAAGGATCGCGGTCTGGCTTCGTTATCTTGAAATCGAATATGACAAACTGTCCCTTCAGGATCATTTCCTTTACAGGCCCGCAGATCTTATGGAACTGCTGATCCGTTTTTATCTTGTCACCGGAATGAAATCTGTTCTCAGACTGTGTGCCAGGGTAAGAGCAACTGCGTTTGACTGGACTACTGCGCTTCATACTTTCCAGCAATCCATTCCTGTAACAGAGGATACTGACGGTTTTCCTGATTCCCTGCCGGCGAAACCGCAGGAAATGGATTACTGCCAGAAAGAAAAACTGATCAATTATGCTGAACTGCTTGCCGACGGAATGAGGTACACTTTATATGCGGGGATGTTCAGCGGAAACAAACAGGATCTTTCGTCAGGGAATAATCTCTGGCAGTACCTGAAAAAGCATCATCATGCCCTGTGCGGCGGTACAACTTCAAATCCGTTTTTATGCGGGAGTCAGGCCGATCAGCCTGTTGACAACGCTGCCCTTGCGGCGTGGACAGAGGCTTTTTCGTCCCAGATGATTCTGCCTGATTCTGAATGGGCGCTGGATGAAATGATCCGTATTGTTTTCAACGGACTTGATGACTGCCTGCAGTGTGATGTTGTTCCGGAAAGACAGTACCTGAATACGGTTTCTGAAAGAAATGTTCCTGTGAACAATCCGGAAAAGATATACGCCAGAATGACAAGAGCTGCTGCCGCTGCCTATAAACACGCTGTATCACTGACAGAAGACGGGATCCGCATCAATTATCTCATTCCGGCCAGATATCTTCTGATGGTTCAGAAACAGAATATGATTCTTCATATGGATTCTTTTTCCGCCCATATTCAATGTAAAAAGAAAATTTATACATATGCTGATTTCTATATTCCCTCCATCGGATCGTACAGCGTTATGGTCATCAGAAACAGGGAGCAGAATGAGTGTACCCCGCATCACCACAGCACGGATACGGGATGTTATATCCGTGTGAAGGGTGAATGGAAGGATCAGGACGGATTTGTCATCAAGGAAAGCGGAAAAACTTTCTGTGAACAAACCCATCATCAGGGTGTGTGCTTTTACGCGGGCAACCGGCTGCTGTCAGCAGAGGCTTCGCCGGGTGAGTATGCATATACGGTCTGTGAAATGCCGGAAAAAACGGACGGAAGGTTCATTGTTCAGACTTCAATTACAGAACAATGGCGTCAGAAGGACGGTCAGCCCGGGGATATTCCGGTCCTGCCTGAAAAGAAGGGACCTGTGTCCGGGACAGAACTGCATTATTATCATATGACAAAGAATCGTATTACGATGTTTCCGAGGGTTAACAATTTATGTTTCAAGTAAGGCTTGCTCCCATGTGCGGCATTACAGATCATATTTTCAGAACAATCTGTTACGAGCAGGGATGTGATCTTGCCTATACTGAAATGATCAGCGCAATGGGGTATCTGTGCGCACCGAACCAGCGGGCCACAAAGGAACTGATGATCCGGGGAGAAAACGAGCCTGCGCTGATTCTGCAGTTATTCGGAAGGGATCCGGATACAGTGGCGGAAGCCGCCGAACGCATATGCGATCTCGGCCTGTACAACGGCATTGACCTGAACATGGGATGTCCGGCGAAAAAAATAGCACCGTCCGGCGAGGGGTGCGGATTGATGAGAACGCCTGAAACAGCCCGTGAAATGATGAGAAAAACAGTTGCAGCGTCTTCTGTGCCTGTTTCGGTAAAAATCAGAATGGGATATGACCGGGAACACATCAACGCCGTTGAATTCGCGAGGATGGCTGAAGATTCGGGCGTTTCTTCCATCACTGTTCACGGAAGGACCAGAGAGCAGCAGTATTCAGGAGAAGCTGACTGGGAGATCATCGAAAAAGTAAAAAACAGCGTTCATATTCCCGTGATTGGTAACGGGGATATTTTTACGGCAGATGACGCGATTCAGAAGCAGAAAGCCAGTCATACAGACGGCGTTATGATCGGAAGAGGCGCCATGGGGAATCCGTGGATCTTCAGAAGTATCAAAAGACGGATGAACGGGGAAAGCGAAACCCCGGTAACAACCGATGAAAAACACAGGATGATCATCAGGCATTATCATATGATGCTTGAGACAAAACCTGAAAACATAGCGGTCAGGGAAATGAGAAAACACATCGGATGGTATATCAAAGGAATGAAGGGCGCTGCCCAGTTCAGACTTGAAATCAACCGCTGTACAGAGGCCTGCGAGGCAATGCGTATCATTGATTGTTTCTTTGAAGAAGCTGACAGATATCAAAAAGCAGAACCGGAGGCAGAAAAATGAGGAAACATGTTGGTGTATATATCATAATCATTATCCTGTTTCTGACAACTGTTATATCCGGTGCTGCGGCAGAGATACAGGACATGATGGAAACCATGCTTACCGGCAGTCAGTCAGAGCCTGTTTCCATTGTGATTGAATCGCCTGAATACCTGCAGATTGCACAATATGAAGGTGAAAGAGTCGAGAGTCTCAACCGCCTGATGAAGCATTTTTCTGTATGTATCAATATGGATGAAGATGTCAGCAGGACTGTGTTTTCCATTGATAAAGAACCGTTCTATACCATTTATACATATGTCGGCGAAAACAATCAGACTGATTATGAGCAGCTGCCAAATGACGGACAGGAATCAGACAATGGGGAGCCGGTGACTGATCAGAAAGATGATATTATTGAGTTTCTTGACAGTCGCTTTTTCCACATGAACCGGCTGCTTGACGGATTGTATCCTGTATTTGAAAATGCTGCTGATGTATATAAAGAGTACTCTTCTGTTTCCAGCGCGAACCTGAACTTTTCAGGATACGGGCGGGGCGTCAAAAGAATCACCATACAGCTTTCGCCTGACAAAGTCCGTGAATTGTTTCCGGAATCATTTCACCTTTTATCCGCGGATGAGTACACCAGTGCTTTTCTGAACAGCCTTTCCTTTCAGGGAAACCAGAAAATTATCTTGTTGTATGACAAAGAAGATCATCTGATCAGGGTGAATTATGACGGGATACTGGGTTTGTCAGCTGAAAAACTGAGGAAGGTTTCCATCGTCTGGAAATGCTTCAGGGATGAAAATTACAGGAAAGACGCTATTGTGCTGAAAACCCCTGAAGTAAAGGGATATGACAGGGACAACATCACATATGAACGTGATTATACTGTAACGGATGATGAAAATGCATCCGTCAGCTGGAATATGCAGATTGACCGGAAACAGGGGCAGGTCAAAAGAAAAACCCAGTTCAGTGCTGCAATATCGCTGACTGCGGGTACCCTGTCAGGTGAAATAACGTATAACATCAAACAGGACAGTACAGATCAGACCATTGGCGTCTCAACAGAGATTGTGAAAGAAAACAGGTCTGAATACAACGGAATACTTGAAATTACAAACAAAAAAGGTAAAATAGTGACAAGCAGTATAAAGACCGGAATCAGACTGGGTGCCGGCGAAAGCATGAAAAGACCTTCTGTCAGCACAAACACTGATCTTGAATATATGCCAGCGGGACATGACGCCGGTGCTGAACTGAATGATACGCAGACGGATTTTACGCAGGTGCTTGTTCAGAAACTGCTGGAACTGCCGAAAGAGGATCTCAGTTTCCTAAGTAAGGACATACCGGATGAAATCTGGAATACACTGATTCAATATAAGTAATAGGGAGAAAAAATCATGAAAAAGAGATTGGCCGTTATTATTGCGATAATCCTCACTTTGATTGTCAGCAGCAGTTATGCAGCCTATAACACGCTTCCGGAAAAAATGTACAAGCAGCTTGCGATCGGAAGCGGTCTGAAGGGAACAGTCTCCATTCATGCTGAAGGAGAAAAGTTCAACACACCCTTCCTCAGAACTGTCAGCGGCGCGGAATTCAACCTTCGCGGCGAAATCTCCGTTCCGGAAAATGATTTGTATTTTTATCTTTTCCAGGACGATGAAGGCAATCAGTCGGCCATGTCGGAACTGTACAGAAAAGAAGGCGTTTATTATTTCAGAAGTGATATGGTTCAGGGAAAAACGCTTGTTTTTCCGACTCCTGTTCAGTATCTTGAATCTTTGTTTCCTGTAAAAGGAGAAAACATTTCTCCTGCTGTTTTTATCATGAATATTGTTTCCCTCCCTGAAAATGACGTGAAACAGAACTGGGATCCTGTACTGACAAAATACCAGAACGAACTGGAGATGTGGCTTGCGGGATACACGGTGAACGCGGAAACAGTAAAGCAGGAAAACGGAGTTTCCGCCCTTGTGTTCTCCTATGAAATTCCAATGAGCGATGTCAATACACAGATCATTCAGCTTTTCAGCGAGCTGACAACAGATCCTGAGGTTATTGCACTCCTTGATACGGTGATGACGCAGGAAGAAAAAGACCTCTATCTGAACAATAATCTTTTGTATTACTATTCAGAAGCGCTGAAATCCATAGATGCAGAAAGTACTCTGAAAATGAACAAACGTGTTTCCGCGCTTGGTGAAGTGCTTGGATTCAAGCTGGAGCTGCCTCTGGATGAAAAAAGCACAGGCTGTCAGATGTTCAGCATGGAGATGACAGACGGCAATACGATCTATACATTAAAAAAGGAAAACGAAGTTACTGTTCTCGGACTGCCTGTCCAGGATAATAATGAAGCGCTGTCATACAATAAGAACCTTTGGTTCTCGCGTGTTTCCAGTGATACAGACAAGGATAACCTTTCTGTCCGGATTGAAATAAACAAAACAAATGAAGCATTTAAAACAAAAAACGCCAAAGATGAGGAAATCAGCAACGAGAAGAACCTGTACAAGGTGAGCATTATCCATGACACCAGATACCTCCCGGAAGACACTGACACATCAAAGCTCCAGGAATTTGAAACAATCAATGCAGATGTTGAAATGCATTATTCAAGCAAATACGCGCAGAGCAGCGGAACCAAG of Aristaeella lactis contains these proteins:
- the ppdK gene encoding pyruvate, phosphate dikinase; this encodes MSKKYLYLFTEGDATMRELLGGKGANLAEMTKVGLPVPQGFTISTEACTQYYEDGRQINDEIQAQIIEYIAKMEEINGKKFGDLKNPLLVSVRSGARASMPGMMDTILNLGLNDDVVEAMIAGNPDPKFARFVYDSYRRFIQMYSDVVMEVGKKYFEQLIDEMKAKKGVSYDVELTAEDLKELAGQFKAEYKSKIGSDFPSDPKEQLMGAIKAVFRSWDNPRANVYRRDNDIPYSWGTAVNVMPMVFGNLNDNSGTGVAFTRDPATGENKLMGEFLVNAQGEDVVAGVRTPMPISQMKEQFPQAYAEFEKVCDLLEKHYRDMQDMEFTVENGKLYMLQCRNGKRTAQAALKIACDLVDEGMRTEKEAVSMIDPRNLDTLLHPQFDTAALKKAEPIGKGLGASPGAACGKIVFTAEDAEAWAKRGEKVVLVRLETSPEDITGMKSAQGILTVRGGMTSHAAVVARGMGTCCVSGCGDIAMDEENKKFTLAGKTFHEGDFISIDGTTGNIYDGLIPTVDARIAGEFGRIMAWADKYRKLHVRTNADTPADARKARELGAEGIGLCRTEHMFFEPERIAAFREMICSDTVEEREAALDKILSYQQGDFEKLYEALEGYPVCIRFLDPPLHEFVPTSEEEIQLLAKAQGKSVETIKNIISSLHEFNPMMGHRGCRLAVTYPEIAKMQTRAVIRAAIKTQKDHPEWNVRPEIMIPLVCEVKELKYVKKTVVETADAEIAAAGVKLEYEVGTMIEIPRAALTADEIAAEADFFCFGTNDLTQMTFGFSRDDAGKFLGAYYESKIFESDPFARLDQKGVGKLMKMAIELGRPVNQKLHVGICGEHGGDPSSVEFCHRIGLDYVSCSPFRVPIARLAAAQAAISESGK
- a CDS encoding regulatory protein RecX; protein product: MVTIQEISRNRSRVSVRLDNGEIFWLTQSDVYAEGCYEGKKYDPESFYQWIRICQYPRALNHAVSMLARRPCSTGEIRRRLMLHHYTEEVTELVLYKLEKEKLIDDISFCEQWIHFRQQRGYGPSLIRRELKYKGIPDDIIQDCFDRQESCEDTSGALLLARKAWKKYSSSEDRLKSRQKVIQFLVRKGYDWSTARSAAEEAEKE
- a CDS encoding serine hydrolase domain-containing protein — encoded protein: MPTSRLKNIVYRFVLPFSQTDSGTNPVSDVYGHSLTHPDVFRRLIRRHHVLGSSTLIETGSLSSVICTSSICPPHAAQPDSFFRVASITKTATSLLTLRLADCDILSLDAPISHYLRSFYSGSSLDGITIRHLLSHTSGLVDPAGLESSLEKGVPFTDLLHDSRQFPAGSSFHYSNLGYGLIGCILEALLDRPVSGIFNDFLFSPLHMNATLEGCILPRDKIVPVVRVLPYRERNEMILTPLGSKQLTEADPLRHYGHTAGSMYTDIASLQTMFHVLIYGENGFLSGNILSEMKKEHAVYGKLSPTLSYGLGLLIVKDPSVSNSRILGHQGFAYGCVDGAFWEESTGRLLITLNGGCSEARSGRLGLSNRDFMRWAFRKELPSW
- the lgt gene encoding prolipoprotein diacylglyceryl transferase — protein: MSSVPYSRYLIYPVPWYSFLIVIGASLAVFLSCRKEQKAGFPKDTVIDLAFWILPFGIIGARLYYVIFSWDQFSGDLLSVFRIWEGGLAIYGGVIAGLIILFLFARRRHLSALLLCDIIVPGLALAQSIGRWGNWFNIEAYGFNVTGTAICFFPLAVQVPADQYAWHLATFFYESVWDFIVFLFLTVLWHKPNRKQGDLFFFYLFLYAAGRLIIEEMRLDSLYASSVRISQLLSVLLCISVFIVFYISARRRTSLSIPVRYILFPSALAFSIFLLFCMITGYCLYTLSISRILLILLIYALYMTLCLFSVYHRLTHSEVRNADIQA
- the upp gene encoding uracil phosphoribosyltransferase; this translates as MSKVVVFDHPLIQHKLSIMRDKNTGTKEFRELLSEIAMLMVFEVTRDLETKEIDVETPITTCKCRVLSGKKLGIVPILRAGLGMVDGVINLVPAARVGHIGLYRDPKTLEPVEYYCKLPEDSENRELLILDPMLATGGSASAAISFIKQRGCHHMRLVNLIAAPEGIARIQKDHPDVDIYVAALDDHLNDHGYIVPGLGDAGDRLFGTK
- the dusB gene encoding tRNA dihydrouridine synthase DusB — its product is MFQVRLAPMCGITDHIFRTICYEQGCDLAYTEMISAMGYLCAPNQRATKELMIRGENEPALILQLFGRDPDTVAEAAERICDLGLYNGIDLNMGCPAKKIAPSGEGCGLMRTPETAREMMRKTVAASSVPVSVKIRMGYDREHINAVEFARMAEDSGVSSITVHGRTREQQYSGEADWEIIEKVKNSVHIPVIGNGDIFTADDAIQKQKASHTDGVMIGRGAMGNPWIFRSIKRRMNGESETPVTTDEKHRMIIRHYHMMLETKPENIAVREMRKHIGWYIKGMKGAAQFRLEINRCTEACEAMRIIDCFFEEADRYQKAEPEAEK